Proteins encoded in a region of the Anoxybacillus amylolyticus genome:
- a CDS encoding IS4 family transposase codes for MENQMQAWIKTIRQLFSPETLTHLAQETGFIQRKRALTAEAFLTLCAWGDGSLAQQSLQRLCTSLTLRHDCSLSSEGLNQRFTERAVAFLREVFFLLLQRQRPLLWSTIQTYRTCFTRLRILDSTSFLVPADYGEDYRGSVSSGAKIQFEYDLLSGACLQLCVQSANDSDARFAYHAQHTILPNDLCIRDLGFFSVAALAEIDAHGAYYITRLRSDMKVYIKENSRWKEWDWESLGNQLEEGESVEMEHVYIGHERLYIPRLIFRRLTEEEWQKRMAYVRKKEKRKGKALARQTLEQKKYHILLTNLPQESFDGQQVYELYSLRWQIELLFKAWKSVFDLAKVKKMKKERFECHIYGTLIAILVTQTFLFQARTYWQQKEGIQISERKALDVLQSYWQQLLLRLSKEEISLSSLLLLLRKHGRKDRRKGKETALDLLMKLDIY; via the coding sequence ATGGAAAATCAAATGCAAGCATGGATAAAAACCATCCGTCAACTTTTCTCGCCTGAGACATTGACTCATCTTGCTCAAGAAACGGGATTTATTCAGCGAAAACGAGCATTAACGGCAGAAGCATTTTTGACTCTTTGTGCATGGGGAGATGGCTCACTGGCTCAACAATCGCTCCAACGGTTATGTACGTCTCTCACACTCCGCCATGACTGTTCCCTGTCCAGTGAAGGATTGAATCAGCGGTTTACCGAGAGAGCCGTGGCGTTTTTGCGAGAAGTGTTTTTCCTTCTCCTCCAGCGACAACGCCCATTGCTTTGGTCCACCATCCAAACCTACCGGACGTGTTTTACTCGCTTGCGGATTTTGGACTCGACCAGTTTTTTGGTTCCTGCCGACTATGGGGAGGACTACCGAGGTTCCGTCTCATCAGGAGCAAAAATTCAGTTTGAATATGACTTGTTGTCTGGTGCCTGTCTTCAACTATGTGTTCAATCGGCTAATGACTCGGACGCCCGTTTTGCCTATCATGCCCAGCACACGATTTTGCCGAATGACCTATGTATTCGGGATTTAGGCTTTTTCTCCGTTGCCGCACTGGCCGAGATCGACGCCCACGGAGCGTATTATATTACTCGGCTCCGTTCCGATATGAAAGTGTATATCAAAGAGAATAGCCGGTGGAAGGAATGGGATTGGGAATCTCTTGGGAATCAATTAGAGGAAGGGGAATCCGTAGAAATGGAACATGTATACATCGGGCATGAGCGTTTGTATATCCCGCGCTTGATTTTTCGACGTCTGACGGAAGAAGAATGGCAAAAACGGATGGCGTATGTGCGAAAAAAGGAAAAAAGAAAAGGGAAGGCGCTGGCACGCCAAACCCTCGAACAAAAGAAATACCACATCTTACTGACTAATTTACCACAAGAGTCGTTTGATGGGCAACAGGTTTATGAGCTTTATTCCTTGCGGTGGCAAATTGAACTGTTGTTTAAAGCGTGGAAGTCCGTCTTTGATCTGGCGAAAGTCAAAAAGATGAAGAAAGAACGGTTCGAATGCCATATATATGGGACGTTGATTGCCATTTTGGTCACCCAGACCTTTCTGTTTCAAGCTCGAACGTATTGGCAACAAAAAGAAGGGATTCAAATCAGTGAACGGAAAGCACTAGATGTTCTCCAATCCTATTGGCAACAACTGCTTTTGCGCCTATCGAAGGAGGAAATCAGCCTTTCTTCTCTCCTCCTTCTATTGAGAAAACATGGAAGAAAGGATCGAAGGAAAGGGAAAGAAACGGCATTGGATCTCTTGATGAAATTGGATATTTATTAA
- a CDS encoding aminotransferase A produces the protein MEHLIHSRVKNIEISGIRKFFNMVADRPNLVSLTIGQPDFPTPEHVKEAGKAAIDNNFTTYTHNAGLAEVRQAACQFVREKYGLDYDEQEVIVTIGASQAIDIAFRTILEEGVEVILPGPVYPGYEPIIRMCGATPVYVDTRHNGFRLSAALIEPYITERTRCIVLPYPSNPTGVTLSEQELLELVRLLKDKPIWILSDEIYSELVYADRHRSIAAWLRNQTIVINGLSKSHSMTGWRIGFLFAPEFLTKHMLKVHQYSVSCASSVSQKAALAALTDGKNDADNMRKQYKARMEYAYERLVSMGLGIEKPTGAFYLFPSIHSFGLSSFDFALDLVDKAGVAVVPGSAFSSYGEGYVRLSYAYSFETLKEGLDRMEKYIQQKR, from the coding sequence GTGGAACATCTTATTCATTCACGAGTGAAAAACATTGAAATATCAGGCATTCGCAAATTTTTTAATATGGTCGCTGACCGTCCGAATTTAGTTTCATTAACGATTGGTCAACCAGATTTTCCGACTCCTGAACACGTAAAAGAGGCAGGAAAAGCTGCTATCGACAACAACTTTACTACTTATACTCATAACGCTGGATTGGCGGAAGTGCGCCAAGCTGCCTGCCAATTTGTTCGCGAAAAATACGGACTTGATTATGATGAACAAGAGGTCATCGTCACCATTGGCGCAAGTCAAGCGATCGACATTGCATTTCGCACCATTTTAGAAGAAGGAGTCGAAGTTATTTTACCTGGACCAGTATATCCGGGATATGAACCGATCATTCGCATGTGCGGGGCAACACCAGTATACGTCGATACGCGCCATAACGGCTTTCGCCTTTCCGCTGCGCTGATCGAGCCTTACATAACGGAACGGACACGCTGCATTGTCCTTCCATATCCATCCAATCCAACAGGAGTCACCTTATCAGAACAAGAGCTACTTGAGCTCGTCCGGTTGCTGAAAGACAAGCCGATTTGGATTTTATCTGACGAGATTTACAGCGAGCTTGTCTATGCCGACCGTCATCGCTCGATTGCCGCTTGGCTGCGCAATCAGACAATCGTCATTAACGGGCTGAGCAAATCGCACTCAATGACGGGATGGCGCATCGGTTTTCTGTTCGCACCAGAATTTTTAACGAAGCATATGCTGAAAGTGCATCAATATAGCGTATCGTGTGCTTCTTCCGTTTCACAAAAAGCGGCATTAGCGGCTTTAACAGATGGAAAAAACGACGCGGACAACATGCGCAAACAATATAAAGCACGCATGGAATATGCGTACGAGCGGCTTGTCAGCATGGGATTAGGGATCGAAAAACCGACCGGGGCGTTTTATTTATTCCCGTCGATTCACTCGTTCGGCCTATCGTCTTTTGATTTTGCGCTCGATTTAGTGGACAAGGCAGGGGTTGCCGTTGTACCCGGCAGCGCCTTTTCTTCCTACGGGGAAGGATACGTTCGGTTGTCGTATGCGTATTCGTTCGAAACGTTAAAAGAAGGGCTAGACCGGATGGAGAAGTATATTCAGCAAAAAAGGTGA
- a CDS encoding IDEAL domain-containing protein — MYEKHYPHEVAFGQPEEKSSYGPLAQMILEQAIFLYQKNKLMEKIDEALVTKNKELFLELSAQYNELLKKYGA, encoded by the coding sequence ATGTACGAAAAACATTATCCTCACGAAGTCGCTTTTGGTCAACCAGAAGAAAAAAGCAGTTATGGACCACTTGCGCAAATGATTTTGGAACAAGCGATCTTTCTTTATCAGAAAAATAAATTGATGGAAAAGATTGATGAAGCGCTAGTAACAAAAAATAAAGAATTGTTTTTAGAACTCTCCGCCCAATATAACGAGTTGCTAAAAAAATATGGAGCGTAA
- the corA gene encoding magnesium/cobalt transporter CorA codes for MIRTCAVTKDFEVVYDLPLQKVKGHDISWYWVDFYEPTDEEAKLLADFFHFHPLAIEDCLEYVQRPKLDFYEQYLFVILHAINEKTLEAEEVDLFVGHNFIVSFHKQPSKGINQVWERLKTDEDFKIGPLHTMYCILDKLVGEYFPFVYHIEDVLNELEERPDIGRIFDVRRDLSKLRRTIVPMRDLLYRIIHSDRLERMKERQIYFHDIYDHLLKLVEMIEENREITSDIRDSYLSLNSNRMNTIMMTLTVITTIFMPLTFIVGVYGMNFDNMPELHWKYGYFTVLVVMGLIAVTMFLWFKKNGWIRFHKEDH; via the coding sequence ATGATTCGCACGTGCGCAGTAACAAAAGATTTTGAGGTCGTGTATGACTTGCCATTACAAAAGGTAAAAGGGCACGATATATCTTGGTATTGGGTCGATTTTTATGAGCCGACCGATGAAGAAGCAAAGCTATTGGCCGATTTTTTTCATTTTCATCCATTGGCGATTGAAGACTGTTTGGAATATGTACAACGGCCAAAACTTGATTTTTATGAACAATATTTGTTTGTTATTTTGCATGCAATCAACGAGAAGACACTTGAAGCGGAGGAAGTTGATTTATTTGTGGGGCATAATTTTATCGTTTCATTTCATAAACAACCATCGAAAGGAATTAACCAAGTGTGGGAACGGTTAAAAACAGATGAAGACTTTAAAATAGGCCCGCTTCATACGATGTATTGTATTTTAGATAAATTAGTAGGGGAATATTTTCCTTTTGTTTATCACATTGAAGATGTGTTAAATGAATTAGAAGAACGTCCAGACATTGGACGGATATTTGATGTTCGCAGAGATTTATCCAAGCTTCGCCGAACGATTGTACCGATGCGGGATTTATTATATCGAATTATTCATTCGGATCGACTCGAAAGAATGAAGGAAAGACAAATTTATTTTCATGACATTTATGACCACCTTTTGAAGCTTGTAGAGATGATCGAAGAAAATCGAGAAATTACGTCCGATATTAGGGACAGTTATTTGTCATTGAACTCTAACCGTATGAATACGATTATGATGACATTAACAGTGATCACAACCATTTTCATGCCGCTTACTTTTATCGTCGGGGTGTACGGAATGAATTTTGACAACATGCCTGAATTGCATTGGAAATATGGCTATTTCACGGTGCTTGTAGTTATGGGATTGATTGCAGTCACTATGTTTCTTTGGTTTAAGAAAAACGGATGGATTCGTTTTCATAAGGAAGATCATTAA
- a CDS encoding TIGR00725 family protein, which produces MKRIAVIGQSGDIPEDVRKMAEAVGAEIAKRKAVLLTGGGSGVMEAASKGAKEAGGLVIGILAGDRTDVANDYLDVPITTGLHFDFRSLILVHSSDALIMIRGGNGTLGELSAAYMNRKPVVILETTGGWATKIKEVAYEGGYLDERRTIEIAFCDSAEAAVDLAFRRSEEPLDEEKNTGRIGD; this is translated from the coding sequence ATGAAGCGAATAGCAGTGATAGGACAGTCAGGCGATATCCCTGAAGATGTAAGAAAAATGGCAGAAGCTGTCGGAGCGGAAATTGCTAAGCGAAAAGCGGTATTGTTAACCGGTGGAGGAAGCGGCGTGATGGAAGCTGCTTCGAAAGGGGCGAAAGAAGCTGGAGGACTTGTAATCGGTATTTTAGCGGGGGACCGTACCGATGTGGCGAACGATTATTTAGACGTGCCGATTACGACAGGGCTACATTTTGATTTCCGTAGCTTAATTCTTGTGCATTCGTCGGACGCCCTTATTATGATTCGCGGCGGCAACGGAACGCTAGGAGAACTATCGGCTGCTTACATGAATCGAAAGCCTGTCGTCATTCTTGAAACGACGGGAGGATGGGCGACGAAAATAAAAGAAGTTGCGTATGAAGGGGGGTATTTAGACGAGCGCCGCACAATTGAAATCGCGTTTTGCGACTCAGCGGAAGCAGCGGTGGACTTAGCCTTTCGCCGCAGCGAAGAGCCGCTAGACGAAGAAAAAAACACAGGACGGATTGGCGATTAA
- a CDS encoding MDR family MFS transporter: protein MLTHLEKKGEMTMKKESKRTFVVIGLLLGILMAAMDNTIVATAMGTIVSELGGLDQFIWVTSAYMIASVAGMPIFGKLSDMYGRKLFYVSGLLLFLIGSILCGLAQNMVQLSLFRAIQGLGGGALMPIAFTIMFDTFPPEQRGKMSGLFGAVFGISSVFGPLLGAYITDYIDWRWVFYVNVPLGLVSLLFIGKFYFESLEHREQKIDWWGAILLVSSVLCLMFALELGGKEYAWDSVVIISLFGGFAVFLALFFLAETKATDPVIPFYLFKKRLFATAQGIGFLYGATFILGTIFIPIFVQGVYGGTATNSGLILTPMMLGSVVGSQIGGRFAAKTSYRNLMIISGILFLTGIYLLSTLTADTARSVVTIYMIITGIGVGFSFPLLSMSSIHGLDMRERGTANSTNTFFRSIGMTLGVTIYGTIQNHLLMNKLETALPMMKKFNPSGDSRALLSKEARAHIPKEILQKIVDSLADSIATMFAWATIPVIVAIILIFLMGPARLTDQFTATKKAQ from the coding sequence ATGCTTACTCATTTAGAAAAAAAAGGGGAAATGACTATGAAAAAAGAAAGCAAGCGAACGTTTGTCGTCATTGGATTATTGCTCGGCATTTTGATGGCCGCGATGGATAATACGATCGTCGCTACTGCCATGGGAACCATCGTGTCAGAACTCGGCGGGCTTGACCAATTTATTTGGGTTACATCTGCCTATATGATTGCCAGTGTCGCCGGCATGCCGATTTTCGGAAAACTTTCCGATATGTACGGTCGAAAATTATTTTATGTATCTGGCTTATTACTCTTTTTAATCGGCTCGATTCTTTGCGGACTTGCACAAAACATGGTGCAATTAAGCCTGTTTCGCGCGATTCAAGGGCTAGGCGGCGGCGCGTTAATGCCGATTGCGTTTACGATTATGTTCGATACATTCCCGCCTGAACAACGCGGAAAAATGTCTGGATTGTTTGGCGCTGTTTTCGGTATTTCTAGCGTATTTGGTCCATTGTTAGGGGCATATATTACCGACTATATCGACTGGCGCTGGGTATTTTATGTCAACGTTCCACTCGGTCTAGTATCACTTCTCTTCATCGGTAAATTTTATTTTGAATCACTAGAACACCGAGAACAAAAAATTGACTGGTGGGGAGCGATTTTGCTTGTATCGTCCGTTCTTTGCTTGATGTTTGCCTTAGAGCTTGGGGGCAAAGAATACGCATGGGACTCAGTTGTTATCATTAGTTTATTTGGCGGTTTTGCCGTTTTCCTTGCCTTATTTTTCTTGGCAGAAACGAAAGCAACTGATCCAGTCATCCCTTTTTATTTGTTTAAAAAACGGCTGTTTGCAACCGCACAAGGAATCGGCTTTTTATATGGGGCAACGTTCATTCTCGGAACAATTTTTATTCCAATTTTTGTTCAAGGGGTGTACGGCGGGACAGCAACAAACTCAGGGCTTATTTTAACACCAATGATGCTTGGCTCTGTTGTGGGTAGCCAAATCGGTGGTCGATTTGCCGCGAAAACGTCGTACCGTAACTTAATGATTATTTCTGGCATTCTTTTTTTAACGGGTATTTATTTATTAAGCACGTTAACTGCAGATACGGCTCGTTCTGTCGTCACTATCTATATGATTATTACTGGGATAGGTGTCGGGTTCTCGTTCCCGCTATTGAGCATGTCGTCGATTCATGGTTTAGATATGCGCGAGCGCGGCACTGCGAACTCGACAAACACCTTTTTCCGTTCCATCGGTATGACATTAGGGGTAACGATTTACGGCACGATTCAAAACCATTTGTTAATGAACAAACTTGAAACAGCGCTGCCGATGATGAAAAAATTCAATCCATCTGGCGATTCGCGCGCATTGCTTTCAAAAGAAGCGCGCGCCCACATTCCGAAAGAAATATTGCAAAAAATTGTGGACTCCTTGGCAGACTCTATCGCGACGATGTTTGCATGGGCAACCATCCCGGTGATCGTTGCAATCATCCTTATTTTTTTGATGGGACCTGCACGGCTAACCGACCAATTCACTGCAACAAAAAAAGCCCAATAA
- a CDS encoding PLL family lectin has product MNHFDPYGVFSAYVPGFTEMLIDYYEREQSERDQEFNDIWRIIRPMLQPLYDVLGQYYVPRNVSRHIFRVVVQLTLQHKSEGSGSLDQRVQQLLYTVKTNSPWIMVVLQAYRVPEKEIDHIVKTVIRDVLEHIGYQPEQDFRKWESLGGVLSSGPAVASWGGNRLDVFARGPEHELLHKWWDGGRWSDWEHLPGALTSSPAAVSWGANRIDVFARGPQHELLHKWWDGGRWSEWESLGGVLTSSPAVASWGENRLDVFVRGEDRHLYHKWWDGGHWSEWENLGGVITSAPEAVSWGGNRIDVFARGTKRELVHKWWDGVRWSDWEDLGGVLTSSPAAASRRANRLDVFARGANQELVYKYWDGERWSDFLSLDGRLTSEPAAVAWGKNRLDVFARGEQHELLHRWKG; this is encoded by the coding sequence ATGAACCATTTCGATCCGTACGGAGTATTTTCAGCATATGTACCGGGATTTACGGAAATGTTAATTGATTATTACGAGCGAGAGCAGAGTGAGCGGGATCAAGAATTCAATGATATTTGGCGCATTATCCGGCCAATGCTGCAGCCACTATATGATGTGCTTGGACAATATTACGTGCCGCGCAACGTTTCCCGCCATATTTTTCGCGTCGTCGTTCAACTTACGTTGCAACATAAAAGCGAAGGGAGTGGCTCGCTTGACCAACGTGTGCAGCAGTTATTGTATACCGTCAAAACAAATTCCCCATGGATAATGGTTGTTTTGCAAGCGTATCGTGTACCAGAAAAAGAAATTGACCATATTGTGAAAACGGTTATTCGTGATGTGCTTGAACATATCGGTTATCAACCGGAACAAGACTTTAGAAAATGGGAAAGTCTTGGTGGTGTGTTATCGTCGGGACCTGCTGTTGCTTCTTGGGGGGGGAACCGTTTAGATGTATTTGCTCGTGGTCCGGAACACGAATTGTTGCACAAATGGTGGGACGGGGGGCGTTGGAGTGATTGGGAACATCTCCCTGGCGCATTAACGTCATCTCCAGCTGCTGTGTCATGGGGAGCGAATCGGATTGATGTATTTGCCCGTGGTCCACAGCATGAACTTCTACACAAGTGGTGGGATGGGGGGCGTTGGAGTGAATGGGAGAGCTTGGGGGGGGTGTTAACTTCAAGCCCAGCAGTTGCTTCGTGGGGGGAAAATCGCCTCGATGTATTTGTCCGCGGAGAAGATAGGCACTTATACCATAAATGGTGGGACGGGGGGCATTGGAGTGAATGGGAAAATTTGGGTGGAGTGATTACGTCTGCTCCCGAGGCCGTTTCTTGGGGCGGAAATCGAATTGATGTCTTTGCGCGTGGTACGAAGCGTGAACTAGTGCATAAATGGTGGGACGGGGTACGTTGGAGCGATTGGGAAGATCTTGGTGGTGTGTTGACTTCTAGTCCAGCAGCGGCTTCTCGCCGTGCCAATCGGTTAGATGTGTTTGCTCGCGGAGCCAACCAAGAACTAGTGTATAAATATTGGGATGGAGAGCGATGGAGTGACTTTCTATCTCTCGACGGTCGCCTCACTTCCGAACCAGCTGCGGTTGCATGGGGAAAAAATCGTCTCGATGTGTTTGCTCGCGGCGAGCAGCATGAATTGCTACATCGGTGGAAAGGATAG
- a CDS encoding ATP-binding protein, producing MLLMIKPLIVNITILLSLTFNANLFFPFRDRVVPTLRQQVVYGLIAAFAAVLCMFYPIETLDETHFDFRMIVILIVTLYVGWIAGGICTFTVVGVRLLMGGSFASIGILVSLVAFAIALLFRPVYFKSRNKWLYSLVIISLYSFFYFTIILQAVPFLTFDFYMTYFSLFLLTYMMVYFLIERLIVYNRHFDEMVYVDKLTMISEMAASFAHEIRNPITTVRGFIQLLQKNGNKEQLKQFAPLILEELDRANKIITDYLQLAKPTDFRVRPIQLNDVLRDCVQLLQPLGTFANVIVEWKQRENYIVWGDEHYLKQSLLNIIKNGIEAIEGSGVVTITTEAELSQNMVKVIIEDDGKGMTEEELKKIGLPYYTTKSRGTGLGSMISNRLIREMGGTIHYTSRLGKGTRVEIVLPLAK from the coding sequence ATGCTCTTAATGATTAAACCTCTTATTGTCAATATTACGATCTTATTGTCATTAACATTTAATGCGAATTTATTTTTCCCATTTCGTGACCGAGTCGTTCCAACACTGCGGCAACAAGTGGTTTATGGACTAATTGCAGCATTCGCTGCGGTATTGTGCATGTTTTATCCCATTGAAACACTTGATGAAACACATTTTGATTTTCGCATGATCGTCATTTTAATTGTAACGCTGTATGTAGGATGGATAGCTGGTGGAATTTGCACGTTCACTGTTGTCGGCGTCCGGTTATTAATGGGGGGCTCGTTTGCTTCTATCGGTATACTTGTATCGCTCGTTGCGTTTGCTATCGCCTTATTATTTCGTCCTGTTTATTTTAAATCACGCAATAAATGGCTTTATTCTCTTGTCATTATTTCATTATATTCTTTTTTTTATTTTACAATTATTCTTCAAGCAGTTCCATTTTTAACATTCGATTTTTACATGACTTATTTTTCATTGTTTTTACTTACGTATATGATGGTTTATTTTTTAATCGAACGGTTAATCGTATATAATCGTCATTTTGATGAAATGGTGTATGTTGATAAATTAACGATGATAAGTGAAATGGCAGCATCGTTCGCTCATGAAATCCGCAATCCGATTACAACTGTTCGTGGTTTCATTCAATTGTTACAAAAAAACGGAAATAAGGAACAATTAAAGCAATTTGCTCCTCTTATTTTAGAAGAGCTCGATCGAGCGAACAAAATTATTACGGATTACTTGCAATTAGCAAAACCGACAGATTTTCGTGTGCGACCGATTCAGCTAAATGACGTGTTACGTGATTGTGTCCAGTTGCTTCAACCGTTAGGAACGTTTGCAAACGTGATTGTTGAATGGAAACAAAGAGAAAATTATATTGTTTGGGGAGACGAGCATTATTTAAAACAATCGCTTTTAAACATTATAAAAAATGGCATTGAGGCAATTGAAGGGAGTGGAGTTGTTACAATCACAACGGAAGCAGAATTATCGCAAAACATGGTGAAGGTTATTATTGAAGACGATGGAAAAGGGATGACCGAAGAAGAACTAAAAAAAATTGGTCTGCCTTATTATACGACAAAATCGAGAGGAACGGGATTAGGAAGTATGATTTCGAATCGACTTATCCGGGAAATGGGGGGAACGATTCATTATACAAGTCGACTAGGAAAAGGAACGCGTGTGGAAATTGTATTGCCGCTTGCAAAATAG
- a CDS encoding glycoside hydrolase domain-containing protein, translated as MARAVWGVDSAARVTEQLFYCVKNELGYPKFWGRYLTDVPNVSDGLTKQEITLLRNYGVHVLPLYNAFRQATGFSNGQVAARNAAFHARRLGIPKNKVLFANIEDFFAVDAAWIRAWVETLYPTGYRPGLYADPTKGDFTKAYCEAVQQQNKVAAQTIIWSSAPRPGTTSEQRAPKYAPASPNCKANVWAWQYGRDAQSCPVDTNLADRRLLEFLY; from the coding sequence ATGGCGAGAGCGGTTTGGGGAGTGGACTCAGCGGCAAGAGTGACGGAGCAGTTGTTTTATTGCGTGAAAAATGAACTTGGCTATCCGAAATTTTGGGGGCGGTATTTAACCGATGTCCCCAACGTATCGGACGGTTTAACGAAGCAAGAAATAACGTTATTACGAAATTATGGTGTACATGTGTTGCCCCTTTATAACGCGTTTCGCCAAGCGACAGGATTTTCAAACGGTCAAGTAGCTGCTCGTAACGCCGCTTTTCATGCGCGACGGCTTGGGATTCCGAAAAACAAAGTATTGTTTGCCAATATCGAAGATTTTTTTGCTGTCGATGCTGCTTGGATTCGTGCATGGGTAGAAACGTTGTATCCAACGGGATATCGTCCTGGACTATACGCGGATCCGACAAAAGGAGATTTTACGAAAGCATACTGTGAAGCGGTGCAACAACAAAATAAAGTAGCAGCCCAAACGATTATTTGGAGTTCTGCGCCTCGCCCTGGCACGACAAGCGAGCAGCGGGCGCCAAAATATGCGCCTGCCTCTCCTAACTGCAAAGCAAACGTGTGGGCATGGCAATATGGGCGGGATGCACAAAGCTGCCCTGTCGATACGAATTTGGCAGACCGTCGGCTGCTTGAATTTTTATACTAA
- a CDS encoding chemotaxis protein produces the protein MEKRDILLESGTNELEVVEFLMGMNPFAINVMKVREILNPVPITKVPHAHPHVEGIIELRGEVLPVIDMAKALGLPSSEIPTQDKFIVAEFNQQKVVFHVHNVTRIHRISWKQIEKPSQMYQGLDGQIIGVIKLEGKMILLLDFEKMIVDINPETGINVEQVKKLGKRERSNKKIVVAEDSPLLRKLLHDTLAEAGYVFVEFFENGEEALRYLQTVVKDGTPIEQEVQLVITDIEMPQMDGHHLTKRIREEEALKKLPVVIFSSLITDDLRHKGEKVGATAQVSKPEIGELVKVIDQYIL, from the coding sequence ATGGAAAAAAGAGACATTTTATTAGAGAGTGGAACAAATGAATTAGAAGTAGTCGAATTTTTAATGGGAATGAATCCATTTGCGATTAATGTGATGAAAGTACGAGAAATTTTGAATCCAGTCCCAATCACCAAAGTCCCTCATGCCCACCCACACGTGGAAGGAATTATCGAATTGCGCGGAGAGGTGCTCCCTGTTATCGATATGGCAAAAGCGCTCGGCTTGCCATCTTCGGAAATACCAACACAGGATAAATTTATTGTCGCGGAATTTAACCAACAAAAAGTCGTGTTTCACGTTCACAACGTCACACGTATTCACCGTATTTCATGGAAACAAATTGAAAAACCGTCGCAAATGTATCAAGGGTTAGATGGACAAATCATCGGTGTCATCAAACTAGAAGGGAAAATGATCCTTCTTCTTGATTTCGAAAAAATGATTGTCGACATTAATCCAGAAACAGGAATTAATGTCGAGCAAGTAAAAAAGCTCGGCAAGCGTGAACGTTCCAATAAAAAAATCGTTGTTGCGGAAGATTCGCCGTTGTTGCGCAAATTGTTGCATGACACGCTGGCAGAAGCGGGGTATGTATTTGTCGAGTTTTTTGAAAACGGGGAAGAAGCGCTTCGTTATTTACAGACAGTTGTGAAAGACGGAACACCGATTGAGCAAGAAGTACAGCTTGTTATTACCGATATTGAAATGCCGCAAATGGATGGTCATCATTTAACGAAGCGTATTCGTGAAGAAGAAGCATTGAAAAAGCTGCCGGTAGTTATTTTTTCTTCGTTAATTACAGATGATCTTCGCCATAAAGGAGAAAAGGTAGGGGCAACTGCTCAAGTGAGCAAGCCGGAAATTGGGGAGTTAGTCAAAGTGATTGATCAGTACATTTTGTAA